ATACCTGCAAGTCATAAAGCAACAAATAAGCCTACACGAAGTCTCAAATAGAAAATAGGGGTTCGAGAACTCAAAATAGCCGGTTGAATCGTTACAAGTTTCGTTAAAGGTATTCAGAATATAAAGAAGTAAACATAAGAAAAAGTTGAGGATTCAATATctattatatatacataaaaactaCTTTTACTTTATACATCTAGTGTAAATTTGAGGCGAAAGGGATTCAAATGAATCCCTCAGTAGCTCTGCCCCTAGATCGAAAGTTTTACATGAATATAACAGTTTATTTTTAATTAAGGGAAGATACTTTGACGTTTGCGTTTGTTTGAAATACACATGGGCAATCTGCCAAACACATGTTTTGAAGAAAATCGACGACAAAATAATGATTTTCGCCTATAAGAAAAGTTTTCCATGAATAAATGCGATTTCTATGAATTGAAGTTGGGGTAATTCAGTTTAAATTTCGAGTTCGACTCTTGAGTATGAAAAATAATTCTGGCAGAAAGCGTTTTTTCTCTAATGCGGCTTACGCAGCGTGAAATCGAATTAGCAGGAGCTCCAATACAAATATCAGACACCgggtaaaaaataaataaactattgtTCCTTCTTTTATCATTTTCTTTCTCTAAATCTATGAATTTTAGACAAGACaagcaacaatatttttccattaAATGAGAAGTATCGGTGTGTAGATGAGAAAAAACAGTAGCCGTGTTCGTCATCAAAGTACTTTTAATTCTCACCTTCCATGCTTTAATAAGTTTCAAGCGGAAATAAAGGAATATTACACCTGTTCTTAATAATTATTGAAAGTGGAACAACAATTGGATTTTATAAAGCTAAATCTACCAACCAAATATCATGAACATAGTTCGCAATTTGGTGTTTTCAGAAGATTAGTTTTTTAAAAGGTCCTTAAACCATATTCATTTGATTTCTGATAATTAAAGTGTCTTTTTTAAGTCCCAAATAATTATGGCGGACTATCTTTTAGTACTTTATTTGTGTATGTGATTATGTAAAGAAGGCAACCAACAATTAAAGGTttaatcaaaaataaataaatctaaaTAAGGCAAAGAAAGTAGAAGCAAAGAGGAAAAAGGAACAGAATGAGAATGCAGTGTTGCATTATCAAAATTACAAAAGACTCGCGTGCAGAGAGTATTTACAATTCTTTTGTACGTAATATCGGCCATCATCATGAAACGCAATAAATTATTGTAGTCCCTACTATTAACATTAATTAACTTGCTACCACCATTCTCATTTCTCACCTACCACATCCTAACTACGCCACCCAGGAAAGCGGTGGCTTCCGCTTCTCTCCGCCGTCTACAACCTTCCCACAATCTAACTATGTTACCGTCAATAACATGCAAATCTTGGTAACTATACCACCCAATTTCCCCTTTTTTTGTTCTAATAACTTTTTCCCAACTCTGATACCAATCATTACACATTAAATCCTCCACTTCTACAGTACCATTGTTCGATAATATGGAACTCTTTACCCACTGACTGGAAATTCTGGATTCTCCATGGTCTTCTTTATCTGTGCTATCGCGGCAGTCCACATCATCATTACATGGTCCAAGGACATTATCCGCCTTATAGTACGCAGTGAATCTCCCTTTTGTGCTGTCTACTCTGTGAAACGGTGATATAGTAGTTGGAGCTGTTATTGAGGGTCCCCTAGAAGTTGAAGCAGGCTCATCAGCTGCCACCGTCTCACCATGTTCTGACGGTGGTACAAACGCTGTCCGCGGCAGCGAAGGAGATGAATCGTCGGAAAAATCTCCACGTACTAGTGCCGATTTCAACAATGCTGAGGATGTTTTGATCCTCCAGAAGCTGAAAGCCGCCGTTATCACCGCCAACCACGTCCATATATTGTTGACAACCGTAAAAAGTCCGAAACTCAAGTAGTTGAATGCTAAAGCTTCTAGCGGAGATTCCAATGCACTCATGATTTTACGAATTAGAGTGACAAAGAGCCAAAAAGAATAAAAGTGGATCGCTAATGGTGACTTGTTTTGCTAGCTTTAGAGAGAGGAGTGTGAGGAATTTATGGGAGTGGATGAGATAGAGAAAGAGCAAGTATCTAAATTTGATGCTAGGAATCGGGAATGAAGATGCTAAGGTAGATCCAAGTTCCTATTTCATGTACCACAATTTATGCTTTGGCAACTTGCAAGTGCGATATTTGGAGATACGTGTAAGGCCCGGAGCATTTGTCTATATTGGAAACTGCCTCACTTGGAGCCCGTTTGGcccaaaatctgaaaattttaaaaaatactttttttagaagtatttttttcaaaattactttTGAAAAAACAAATGCTTGTGTTTGACCAATTCATTTAATAagtattttttgcaatatttggtAAACAAATTATGTTTGACCAAATTTCTAAAAAGTGATTTTGAGTATTAAATTACCAAAAAGGATAATACCAAGGTCTTATAATTCttttaaagagaaaaaagaaCCTAAATATTTATCGTAAgagacttttattattttttattttattcaattaaaatataaaacataaagtaaacaaacatattaaatatttaaattaattttacatATATAGTTAGTCCAAAGAATATAATATTAGCTAGTATAATTACTTATTGTTACATGATGATTTGAATAATCAACATACATATTCGGTATAAATTAGAAGTCTATTTCATAAATTACTATATATTGATAATCCACCATAAAATAATAAGTAAAGTCACTCACACATGATAATATTTCTCAACAATTTCATCTCTACTTCTATCACACAACGTCTCCATATTATTAGAAGACTTGCCTtacatttttaaagaaaaatcaGAAGGTCGATCTCCTTCCTCAATCTCTGCAGTAATGTCTTCATTAGCATAATAGTTGAATTCGTTATTGGTAGAAGATTGTTGTCGGATAGAATTATGTATACCCATGGTGGTTATAACTGGATGATTCTGAGCGTCAAACTTGAAAGATGGCATTGAGcgtaaatatattaaaaaaatataaaacaaatagTTAAGTATGTTTAAtttcaaattcaaaaagagtaactaattattaacaataCATAatgtataatttaatttttttttacaatttaaattcaaaaagagACTAATTGTTACCTAACTTTACTAACTTTGTTCCAAATTGTAAAGTGGCCTATTGTGAGGCTGCCACCTGGCATAATGTGAatgtcttttctttttcttttaataatatatagatagattATGCAATGTAATTGTAAATTTATTATCTATTTTgtaggtaatttttttttttttgcacgaTAAGGAAGCTTATATTAATAATAAAGCAAAAGACTTACATAGTTACTACATAGTCCCTAAGGACATTACTATTGTTCAAAGCTACGAGGCTATTACAAACATTGGTACTTAAAAGTCTTGATCTAAAACAAAGACCTTGCATGTCCTTTTCCAATACAGTTTCAACAAAAAGAGGTGGACGAGCAAGGTAAAAACATCTATTAGGGTTGAAGTGCTTGATAGCTTCCTTTGCTAGTCGATCCGCTACTGCATTGCCTTCCCTGAAGTTATGCCTGATCATTGGTATTTTCAACTGGTGCATCAATAACCTGCAATTAAGTAAAGTATTGTAAGTAAGGGCATTGTCTTCATTAATCATTTTTATCATGTCTGAAGAATCTGATTTAATTTTCAGTATGGAGAATGACATATCCAAAGCTATTTTAAGGCCTTGCTCCAGTGCTAGTAACTCTGCCTGCAACGGATATGTTGCATAACAAGATTTGTAAAATCCCATAATCCAGTTGCCATAGTTATTATGAAAGGATCCTCCTATACCTACATGTAAATTTGTCCTTAAAAAAGTACCATCAATATTGAGCTTGATAGTGTTTTGAGGGGGTTTTGACCAACGAATGtctattttgatttttgattGTTGGGGGGGGGGATTTTTTTCAGTGAAGCAGTTGTATTTCCATGTTTGATAAAGAACTAGATTCATATTAAGATCTTGATCAAGGTTGTtcacattattattatttctattttTCCAAAGATTCCAAATGGCAAAAGGAAAAATATTAACCTATTGACAATGTTGGTTACTGCCGTGTAGGTTAGAGTTCTTTAGGGTAATTAGCCAGTGAGTATCATCATCAGTTTGTTTCAGAATTAATCCAAGATTTAACCAGAAACAAGTAGCTATAGGACACTTAATGAAGATATGAGTGGCATCTTCTGGCCCTTCTTTGCAAACGGGACAATTGGTATCGATATTGATTCCAATATGGTGGAGGTAGGCTCTACATGGTATTTTATTGTACATGCACTGCCAGATAAAGAACTTAATTTCATTGGAGATTCCAAATCCAATTGTAATTAAGCTTCTTTTCCGGATTGATCGAGTAATTTTCTTGTATGAGCTTATAACACGACTTAGAGATAAACAAACCACTGCTACTTATATCCCAAGTCATATAATCCTTACCATTTAACTGGCTAGGGATAGGAGTGGCTTTAATTTTATTGATTAAGGAGCTGGGGAGATcaaagaagatttttgaaaaatcccAGTTATCACCATTTATGAGGTGTTGTAGAGAGACACTACAATCCGATAGGTGGAGGGGGCCTTCAATACTATTTCTAAGTCTAGGGGCATTATGGGTCCATCTAGAGATCCAAACATTAATGTTAGATTTTCTGCAAGGGTGCCACAAGGTCCCTTGCATGTAGATTTTCCAACCTTTCACTAGGACTGCTCAAATAAACGAAGAATTTATTGTCATTTTTTTTAGCATATTTACTGGAAATTAATTGAGCCCAAGGAGTATTCGGATAATTAATAAGTCTCCATGTTAGGCTGGTGAGCATAACCATATTTG
This sequence is a window from Nicotiana tomentosiformis chromosome 5, ASM39032v3, whole genome shotgun sequence. Protein-coding genes within it:
- the LOC104105301 gene encoding uncharacterized protein; the encoded protein is MSALESPLEALAFNYLSFGLFTVVNNIWTWLAVITAAFSFWRIKTSSALLKSALVRGDFSDDSSPSLPRTAFVPPSEHGETVAADEPASTSRGPSITAPTTISPFHRVDSTKGRFTAYYKADNVLGPCNDDVDCRDSTDKEDHGESRISSQWVKSSILSNNGTVEVEDLMCNDWYQSWEKVIRTKKGEIGWYSYQDLHVIDGNIVRLWEGCRRRREAEATAFLGGVVRMW
- the LOC138892240 gene encoding uncharacterized protein, which codes for MGFYKSCYATYPLQAELLALEQGLKIALDMSFSILKIKSDSSDMIKMINEDNALTYNTLLNCRLLMHQLKIPMIRHNFREGNAVADRLAKEAIKHFNPNRCFYLARPPLFVETVLEKDMQGLCFRSRLLSTNVCNSLVALNNSNVLRDYVVTM